The Syngnathus acus chromosome 11, fSynAcu1.2, whole genome shotgun sequence genome includes the window TCCTCAGCAAACTCTGGACTTTGTTGGAAGACCCCGAAACAGAGTCGCTCATCTGCTGGAGCCCGGTATGACTTATGGCTCGAGCTCGTTCGTTTTGCTCTAACCACTGGAGCTTCGGCACAAGAGTGTCCGCCGTCAGCGATGTAGCGTTGGAGCGGCTTAACTTAGTTTATCCTAGCATATCTTACAGGAACGTTGTGTTATTAGCTGCTCGAGGCAAGTACCGAAGTTTTTCGAAGCCAGTGCAGTCGGACCAAATGACAATGCCGAACAAGCACTTTGTGTCCAATAGAaatggggggcggggggtgtcGTCGTCCCAGTGGGCCATTTGACATCCGGGTTAGATTCCTTGGCTCAAGGGCACATCGTCAGTTATTTGTGTACCGACAAGTCGGTGTCTTAACAGACGCCAATGAACTTGTGGCTCCATCCCAACTTTCCCGAcgtctttttttgtctgtttgtttgaCCCGTGTCAGAGCGGAACCAGTTTCCACGTGTATGATCACACTCGCTTCTCCAAAGAGGTTCTCCCCAAGTTCTTCAAACACAACAACATGGCCAGTTTCATTCGGCAACTCAACATGTGTGAGTACGAGCTCGTAAGAAATAGGCCGCTTTCCTTTGAGCTCCGAGCTTTGCCGCAAGTGAGCGCTCCTCGCTTTTCTCCCTCAAGATGGCTTCCGCAAGGTGGTCCACCTGGAGCAGGGCGGCCTGCTAAAACCCGAGAAAGACGACACGGAGTTCCAACACCCGTTCTTTGTCAGAGGCCAAGAGCACTTGCTGCAGAACATCAAACGCAAAGTCACCAACGTACGAACAGGCGCTCGTAAGAAGGTACGCCGTTCCGGAAAATGCGGTCGTCATGACAGCGCCACCGTCTGCTGCAGGTGTCTTCGATGCGCCCGGAAGAGGGCAAGCTCTCATCCCATGAGGTCGGTAAACTCCTGAGCGACGTGCAGGCCATGAAGGGAAAGCAGGAGAGCATAGACTCCAAAATCATTGCCATGAAACAGTAAGAACTCCAAAGCGGAGCTGGGCCGACTTTCACCGGCGCCAAAGTTTCCAATGCCTTACGGGTTTTCCAGCTCGTGTGGCGCTTGTGGCGGACCTGACCCAAACCTTTTTGGTATTTCAGTGAGAACGAGGCTTTGTGGAGGGAAGTTGTGTGTCTGAGACAGAAGCATGCTCAACAGCAGAAAATGGTCAGCAAGGTAAAGCCGCCACAGCCGCCGCAGTCTCTTGTTGTTTGGAAACGTCATTTGCGCCTCTGTCCCTCTGCAGTTGATCCACTTCCTGGTGTCACTGGTCCAGTCCAACAGGATCATGGGAGTCAAGAGGAAACTGCAAGTTGCTCTCCAGCGTGTATTTTTTGCTACTTGTCCTAGTCGACGTCTGACTTGTTTGTGCGGTCCGCAGCCCGCTGATGCTCAACGACTCGGGTTCCGCCCAACCCCTGCCCAAATACGCTCGCTCGTTTTCCTTGGAGCCCGTGCAGGTTGCGCCCTCCATCTTCCCGGCGGAATCCCCCGCCGGCTCCGGGCCCGTCATCTCTGATATCACGGAATTGGCCACGCCCCCGCCACAGGAGACGGTCAGCGAGTGGATGGAAGCGAGGTGAGGACCGACGTCGGCGCTGCAGTGTCGCGGCTTCATTTCCACTGCCGCACAATGTCCACTCTGGCGTGACGCCCACAGAGAGCgcggcgaggaggaggagcccgCCCCTTCCGACGCAGCAGCGGGCGCGCCGACGTCTGGAGACACGCCGCTTTCTCCCACCACCTTCATCGACTCCATTCTCCAAGACAGCGACGTGCCTGACACCAGCGCGCTGACGGGCAAGTTGAGTTGGGAGCCGCTCTCGGCACCCGTCGGCTGCGTCCGCTTCTGTCCACAAAGGCTTTGCTGAAACTCCCCCAAATCGTCCTCTGCTTCGCATTCAGCTCCCAGGCCTCGCCCA containing:
- the hsf1 gene encoding heat shock factor protein 1 isoform X1, which produces MECAGGSVEGSLMAASNVPAFLSKLWTLLEDPETESLICWSPSGTSFHVYDHTRFSKEVLPKFFKHNNMASFIRQLNMYGFRKVVHLEQGGLLKPEKDDTEFQHPFFVRGQEHLLQNIKRKVTNVSSMRPEEGKLSSHEVGKLLSDVQAMKGKQESIDSKIIAMKHENEALWREVVCLRQKHAQQQKMVSKLIHFLVSLVQSNRIMGVKRKLPLMLNDSGSAQPLPKYARSFSLEPVQVAPSIFPAESPAGSGPVISDITELATPPPQETVSEWMEARERGEEEEPAPSDAAAGAPTSGDTPLSPTTFIDSILQDSDVPDTSALTAPRPRPATANPDPAQTCQTLACIDRSELSDHIETIDNSLENLQNILNSQTFTFDTSPLMEFFSPSCPPGDFDINALDTLLCDNLAKGADGSDDTGKQLVQYTPVQICDPVGGGDADLPLLLELEEEPFLSPDLTSDL
- the hsf1 gene encoding heat shock factor protein 1 isoform X2, with protein sequence MECAGGSVEGSLMAASNVPAFLSKLWTLLEDPETESLICWSPSGTSFHVYDHTRFSKEVLPKFFKHNNMASFIRQLNMYGFRKVVHLEQGGLLKPEKDDTEFQHPFFVRGQEHLLQNIKRKVTNVSSMRPEEGKLSSHEVGKLLSDVQAMKGKQESIDSKIIAMKHENEALWREVVCLRQKHAQQQKMLIHFLVSLVQSNRIMGVKRKLPLMLNDSGSAQPLPKYARSFSLEPVQVAPSIFPAESPAGSGPVISDITELATPPPQETVSEWMEARERGEEEEPAPSDAAAGAPTSGDTPLSPTTFIDSILQDSDVPDTSALTAPRPRPATANPDPAQTCQTLACIDRSELSDHIETIDNSLENLQNILNSQTFTFDTSPLMEFFSPSCPPGDFDINALDTLLCDNLAKGADGSDDTGKQLVQYTPVQICDPVGGGDADLPLLLELEEEPFLSPDLTSDL